Proteins from one Ricinus communis isolate WT05 ecotype wild-type chromosome 9, ASM1957865v1, whole genome shotgun sequence genomic window:
- the LOC8277919 gene encoding ras-related protein RABA1f — protein MAAYRAEDDYDYLFKVVLIGDSGVGKSNLLSRFTRNEFSLESKSTIGVEFATRSIRVDDKIVKAQIWDTAGQERYRAITSAYYRGAVGALLVYDVTRHVTFENVERWLKELRGHTDANIVIMLVGNKADLRHLRAVSTEDAKAFAERENTFFMETSALESMNVENAFTEVLTQIYRVVSRKALEVGDDPGALPKGQTINVKDDVSAVKKVGCCSA, from the exons ATGGCGGCGTACAGAGCAGAGGACGATTACGACTATCTATTCAAGGTGGTGTTGATAGGAGATTCAGGTGTAGGGAAATCAAATCTACTCTCCAGATTCACTAGAAATGAATTCAGCCTTGAATCCAAATCCACTATCGGTGTTGAATTCGCTACCCGTAGTATCCGCGTCGATGATAAGATCGTCAAAGCCCAGATTTGGGATACCGCTGGCCAAGAAAG ATATCGTGCAATCACGAGTGCTTACTACCGAGGAGCTGTTGGTGCATTGCTAGTGTATGATGTCACAAGACATGTCACATTTGAGAATGTTGAGAGATGGTTGAAGGAGCTAAGAGGTCACACAGATGCTAATATTGTGATTATGCTTGTGGGTAACAAGGCAGATCTGCGGCACTTGCGTGCTGTTTCCACTGAAGATGCTAAGGCCTTTGCTGAAAGGGAGAACACATTCTTTATGGAAACATCTGCACTTGAGTCTATGAATGTTGAGAATGCTTTCACTGAAGTGCTTACTCAAATATATCGTGTAGTTAGCCGGAAAGCGCTTGAGGTAGGGGATGATCCAGGAGCCTTGCCTAAAGGACAAACCATCAATGTTAAGGATGATGTTTCAGCAGTTAAGAAAGTTGGCTGCTGCTCTGCTTGA